The DNA window ACACACCCCGTGGGTCACTAACTTTTGTCTTCCAAAACTTCGGTTAGATCCCGCTATCCCAAAAAAATATTTTGTTTTTCTTGGATCCCTAGCTATTTCCCGTAGCTGGGATTCCTTTTTTTTAGGTCATTGTCGCCTCCTGGGGAAAAATATAGGGATTCTTAGTGAACCATACTACGCTTCAGCCCTCAATACGCAAAGGCTTTAAAACAAAAGATCATCAAGGGTTTCAGGATCTGAGGCAGCACGATTCGATGAGGAAGACATGGGTCAATTCCTCGGATAAGAATGAAGCAATTCGTTGTTGGTTCAGGGCAAACTTTCATTAGAATCATTCGGCGGTCGAGGGTGTTCTCTCCTGTATCCAATCCCAACATCTTGCAATAAATCTGTAGTGAAGAACGACATTATTGACCTCCTTTTGTTCGGTTGATCATTGTTCTGAAATCCTCTAATAGCATGAGATATAAGCGCTAATGGCAGCAAAAGCATACGGAGAATTACTGGGCTGAATCCCAGATATCCTCTCCAATCGTCTTGAGTTCTCTCCAGTTGACGGCATCGCTGATTCTCTGAGGTAAGTCGATGCCTCGCGACATCAGCAATCCCGTGATTGCTACACCGACGAAGAACCAGAATGTGTTCCTGAGCATTGGTTAGTTCTCCATGATCATGAATATGACTCTCTTTATTGGTTTGATTGAAAATCCGTTTGATAACTTTGCTGATTCTCCCGCCTAGTCGTGAGGCGTCAACTCGTTTTATGGCAGGTTCTCTGACTTCTTTAGGTGCAGGTAGGTCGAGAGGTAACTGATCACCCTCGCCAACTGGCTCAATATTGTGGTGGGTGGATACGGGAGTAATTGGCTTCAGGGTTCCTGTTGCCAGTGCTGACAAAGTTTCCTTTGCTCCTTTAACCAACTGGCGTACTCGCTCTCTGGATATCCCTAGCCGTTTCCCGATTTCTCGGTTGTTATGGCCTTGGTGTTTAGCAATCAGCATTGAGACCTGGCGATCTTCCAAGTGACCCTCACCTTGGAGTTGATCAAGAGTAGTTAGAATCTCAGCCTCTTCTGAAGTGCGCCAAGG is part of the Acaryochloris marina S15 genome and encodes:
- a CDS encoding sigma-70 family RNA polymerase sigma factor codes for the protein MIGATSRNRQTQKTELLTREEEYDLILRIKAGDERASRQLIRKNKGLITKEVKRYGFQVDHRILNSAGEMAVVLAARGFKLSTGNKFSTYLVPTLWSEVRDCFCREAGISRNTLTNLRKISKVSTALSQELGREPALEEIAERSGLSQKQILTTWQHKAFVQPLSFNQRFDDDCPEWLDFQSDETVDPWRTSEEAEILTTLDQLQGEGHLEDRQVSMLIAKHQGHNNREIGKRLGISRERVRQLVKGAKETLSALATGTLKPITPVSTHHNIEPVGEGDQLPLDLPAPKEVREPAIKRVDASRLGGRISKVIKRIFNQTNKESHIHDHGELTNAQEHILVLRRCSNHGIADVARHRLTSENQRCRQLERTQDDWRGYLGFSPVILRMLLLPLALISHAIRGFQNNDQPNKRRSIMSFFTTDLLQDVGIGYRREHPRPPNDSNESLP